The Saprospiraceae bacterium genome includes a window with the following:
- the uvrC gene encoding excinuclease ABC subunit UvrC — MTTEDFKAIADNIPHQPGVYRYLDAEGIILYVGKAKSLKNRLHSYFGDKKHTQYKTVLLTRNASRIEYTVVETEHDALLLENSLIKKFQPRYNVMLKDGKSYTYICIKNEPFPRVFFTRKMIRDGSVYFGPYTSKHRVNILLDIIKKLFQLRTCTLNLTADNIKKGKFKVCLEYHIKNCLGPCEGFEPVADYDQKIEAVKNILKGNLGGVKRYITDTMKTYAENLEFEKAQLIKEKLHAFEDYQSSSSVVSTTIRDVDVFAITKDDQLAYVNYLKIVNGSLVNTDIQEMVMNLDDDPADLLAFAIPAIRERFDSVAPEVIVPIDIILPDIKLIVTVPKIGEKKKLIELAEKNIDYYILQKRRDEISKQKKVSSAERILTTLKKDLRMEVMPMHIECFDNSNIQGTNPVSSCVVFKNAKASNKDYRHFKVRSVEGPNDFASMEEVVYRRYKRQLDEGNAIPQLIIIDGGKGQLSSAVISLEKLQLLDKVTVIGIAKKLEEIFFPGDSLPLYINKKSESLKLIQQARNEAHRFAISFHRDQRSKNFLGTQLTNIPGIGKVTSEKLLKHFGSITRLKESNPDEIEKLIGKVNTQKVIDFFKEYQED, encoded by the coding sequence ATGACCACTGAAGATTTTAAAGCTATTGCCGACAATATTCCCCATCAACCGGGAGTATACAGGTATCTGGATGCGGAAGGAATCATTCTATACGTAGGGAAAGCAAAAAGTCTTAAAAATAGACTTCACTCTTACTTCGGTGATAAAAAACATACTCAATACAAAACTGTTTTGCTTACCAGAAATGCCTCCAGAATTGAGTACACCGTAGTCGAAACCGAACATGATGCACTGTTGCTTGAAAATTCACTGATCAAAAAGTTTCAACCACGGTACAATGTCATGCTGAAAGATGGAAAATCATACACATACATCTGTATTAAGAATGAACCATTTCCACGAGTCTTCTTTACCCGAAAAATGATCAGAGATGGTTCAGTTTATTTTGGACCTTATACATCCAAACACAGAGTGAACATCCTATTGGACATTATCAAAAAACTTTTTCAGCTCAGGACTTGCACATTGAACCTTACTGCCGATAATATTAAAAAAGGTAAGTTTAAAGTCTGTCTGGAATATCATATCAAAAACTGTCTCGGACCTTGTGAAGGTTTTGAACCTGTAGCTGATTATGATCAAAAAATTGAAGCCGTAAAAAATATATTAAAGGGCAATTTGGGCGGTGTAAAGAGATATATCACCGATACCATGAAAACCTACGCCGAAAATCTTGAGTTTGAAAAAGCTCAATTGATAAAGGAAAAGCTGCATGCATTTGAAGACTATCAATCATCATCATCGGTGGTGAGTACTACGATAAGGGATGTAGATGTATTTGCCATCACAAAAGATGATCAGCTGGCTTATGTCAATTATTTAAAGATAGTAAACGGATCATTGGTCAATACTGATATTCAGGAGATGGTGATGAATCTGGATGATGATCCGGCTGATCTGCTAGCATTTGCCATACCTGCTATAAGAGAAAGATTTGATTCGGTAGCTCCGGAAGTGATTGTGCCCATTGATATCATACTACCTGATATTAAGCTGATTGTTACAGTTCCGAAGATTGGTGAAAAGAAAAAACTCATCGAGCTTGCAGAAAAAAACATTGACTACTATATCCTTCAAAAAAGAAGGGATGAAATCTCCAAACAAAAGAAAGTATCTTCAGCCGAACGGATACTTACTACGTTAAAAAAAGATCTAAGGATGGAAGTGATGCCCATGCATATAGAGTGTTTTGACAACTCCAATATTCAGGGTACTAATCCAGTCTCCAGCTGTGTAGTGTTCAAAAATGCCAAAGCGAGCAACAAAGATTATCGTCATTTCAAAGTACGATCAGTCGAAGGCCCTAATGACTTTGCTTCAATGGAAGAAGTGGTGTACAGAAGGTACAAAAGACAGTTGGATGAGGGCAATGCGATTCCTCAACTCATCATTATCGATGGCGGCAAAGGTCAATTGAGTTCAGCGGTGATAAGTCTGGAAAAGCTCCAATTGCTGGATAAAGTCACAGTGATAGGAATTGCTAAAAAACTGGAAGAAATATTTTTTCCCGGAGACTCATTGCCTTTGTACATCAATAAAAAATCTGAATCTCTAAAACTTATTCAGCAGGCTCGCAATGAAGCTCATAGGTTTGCAATTTCATTTCACAGAGATCAAAGATCAAAAAACTTTTTGGGCACACAATTGACCAATATCCCGGGAATAGGAAAAGTCACAAGCGAAAAGCTACTGAAACATTTTGGTTCCATCACCCGATTGAAGGAATCCAATCCCGATGAAATAGAAAAACTAATCGGCAAGGTTAATACTCAAAAAGTGATTGATTTTTTTAAAGAATATCAGGAAGATTAA
- the proB gene encoding glutamate 5-kinase, with protein MKNKLVIKIGTSTLTSGSNRLSYAKIEDLARQMVALQDAYDIIIVTSGAIAAAKQYVDLSGHTRYPDSKQAMAAIGQPKLMKVYDEIFESFGLHIAQCLLTYMDFDHQVARENTKHTISKLLEHGYIPVINENDTVANEEILVGDNDKLSALVAGIVKADILIIASDIDGVYTDNPHLNPKAEFIQTVQKPSDILHFANEKTSALGTGGMTTKIHAAEICHQYGVEMWIVNGGHLGFITNALEGKTRFTKFLA; from the coding sequence ATGAAAAATAAATTAGTCATTAAAATTGGAACTTCCACCCTGACATCAGGAAGCAATCGATTGTCATATGCAAAAATAGAAGACCTTGCCAGGCAAATGGTAGCGCTTCAAGATGCATACGATATTATAATTGTAACTTCAGGTGCGATTGCTGCAGCAAAACAATATGTGGATCTGAGTGGACATACAAGATATCCAGATTCAAAACAAGCAATGGCTGCAATTGGGCAGCCTAAGTTAATGAAGGTTTATGATGAAATATTTGAGAGTTTTGGTCTTCATATCGCACAATGCCTGCTCACTTATATGGATTTCGACCATCAAGTGGCCAGAGAAAATACAAAACACACCATTTCCAAATTACTGGAACACGGATACATACCCGTCATCAATGAAAATGATACAGTAGCCAATGAAGAAATTCTTGTTGGTGATAATGACAAGCTCTCAGCATTGGTGGCTGGTATTGTTAAGGCAGATATTCTTATCATCGCTTCAGATATAGATGGGGTATATACTGACAATCCGCATTTAAACCCGAAAGCTGAATTCATTCAAACAGTGCAAAAACCATCAGACATCCTGCATTTTGCCAACGAAAAAACTTCAGCATTAGGTACAGGCGGAATGACTACAAAAATACATGCTGCAGAAATCTGCCATCAATATGGAGTAGAAATGTGGATAGTCAATGGAGGCCACCTCGGCTTTATAACAAATGCTCTTGAAGGAAAAACAAGGTTTACAAAATTTTTAGCTTAA
- a CDS encoding FkbM family methyltransferase, with translation MINTSIKEKLISGIKDVERIAAATRLRRMLRHPLRYLEAICHRELIYKKTKKERVAICKTFFNTRMHLLLPSGTDIYLTGGKSHPSEIRLAKFLINQLNPGDIFLDVGAHYGYFTLLASSLVTESGKVFCFEASPSTYHTLKKNTNFSKNINIYNYAVSDEKSDLLFYEFPNLYSEYNSLDVQQFRNKVWYSEYKPQEVHVQGIVLDEFLYTENVHPCILKIDVEGAEYKVVNGLKEYLISFSPIVVIEYLCTERCNDAHLKAEKLLNSLQYQSFRIDYNGDLQKVDLISSYLTQEGLESDNIVFVKKNSRVL, from the coding sequence ATGATTAATACAAGTATAAAAGAGAAATTGATTTCTGGTATTAAAGATGTGGAGCGTATCGCTGCTGCGACCAGGTTGAGGAGAATGTTGAGGCATCCATTGAGATATCTGGAGGCAATATGCCATCGGGAATTGATATACAAAAAAACAAAAAAAGAAAGAGTAGCTATTTGCAAGACTTTTTTTAATACCAGGATGCATCTGCTCTTGCCTTCAGGAACAGACATTTATTTGACTGGAGGTAAGTCCCATCCATCTGAAATACGTCTTGCAAAATTCTTAATAAATCAACTGAATCCCGGTGATATTTTCCTCGATGTCGGAGCACATTATGGATACTTTACTTTGCTGGCATCTTCATTGGTAACAGAAAGCGGTAAGGTTTTTTGCTTTGAAGCATCACCTTCAACCTATCACACCCTAAAGAAAAATACAAACTTCAGTAAAAATATCAATATATACAATTATGCAGTTTCTGACGAAAAGAGTGATTTATTATTTTATGAATTCCCCAATCTATATTCAGAATACAACTCATTGGATGTACAGCAATTCAGAAATAAGGTTTGGTATTCAGAATATAAGCCACAAGAAGTTCATGTGCAAGGTATAGTCCTTGATGAATTTTTATACACAGAAAATGTACATCCTTGCATTTTAAAAATTGATGTGGAGGGCGCCGAATACAAAGTTGTTAATGGGTTGAAAGAATACCTGATATCCTTCTCTCCAATAGTAGTCATCGAATATCTATGCACCGAAAGATGTAACGATGCACATCTAAAGGCAGAAAAATTGCTGAATTCTTTACAATATCAATCCTTCCGCATAGACTATAATGGAGACCTGCAAAAAGTAGATTTGATATCATCTTATCTGACTCAAGAGGGCTTAGAATCAGATAATATCGTATTTGTAAAGAAAAATAGCCGCGTTTTATAA
- a CDS encoding TetR/AcrR family transcriptional regulator yields the protein MNVKENLVSTAFDLFLKYGIKSVSMDDISRKLGISKKTIYSVINTKDELIDDVLISHLQKDKCDIKSILDQSHDAIDEMVRITRHILTFISSMTPSIIYDLKKYHPQAWNKIEKEHFSFIQQTIYNNLIRGQKEGLYRMDFDPLIIAMLYVNKSHAIVDEDRFPLDSFDKIKLVKEMIFYHLHGIVSEKGKEIIVNVNI from the coding sequence ATGAATGTAAAAGAAAATCTGGTTTCCACAGCATTTGATCTGTTCCTGAAGTACGGTATCAAAAGTGTCAGTATGGATGATATATCCCGCAAGCTTGGTATATCTAAAAAAACCATTTATTCCGTTATCAATACAAAAGATGAGCTGATCGATGATGTGCTCATTTCGCATCTGCAAAAAGACAAATGTGATATCAAATCCATCCTTGACCAGTCACACGATGCCATCGATGAGATGGTCAGAATCACCCGACACATTCTGACATTTATCAGTAGTATGACGCCTTCCATCATTTATGATCTCAAGAAGTATCATCCACAAGCCTGGAATAAAATCGAAAAAGAGCATTTCAGTTTTATACAGCAGACAATTTATAATAATCTGATCAGAGGTCAGAAAGAAGGTTTGTATCGTATGGATTTTGATCCGCTGATCATTGCCATGTTGTATGTCAACAAGTCACATGCTATCGTAGATGAAGACAGATTTCCGCTTGACTCATTTGACAAGATAAAATTAGTCAAGGAGATGATTTTTTACCACTTGCATGGTATTGTGTCAGAGAAAGGTAAAGAAATTATAGTAAATGTAAATATATAA
- a CDS encoding TolC family protein produces MFRFSFLFVLPVLIGFQVTGQQSFTLDDAVKYATEHSNAIKLKDIAAQDANAQVSEFKSIGIPKVNGFVNYQYYLAVPRQPVADFITPSVYGVLFNEKVIPERELGPPDVFKFTFFQPNQLAAGIEASSMLFDGSYLYGVKAAKLYRDLVAQEKNITTFQLKTNVTKAYSAVLIAIENKNVLAKNLQNIEKSLNEVKALYSNGFAESLDVDRLQLSFDNLTTELERINQMIELSKNVLKFQMNYPSASDIILTDGLESVIGKNVENVPADVENLDYNQRPEYGLITLSESLNDLDYKRTKAGYLPTARAFASAQGSLQRTNLFDNDETGVIPQSVVGLSVNVPIYDGGDKSAKLQRIRLKTEKTAIEKQDFEKSMTLQVKNALLTYDNAKKIVQNRKKSVEVNQNIFNKTLIKFKEGVGSSVEVTQAESSLYQAQGAYTNALYDLLTSNIELQSTLGKL; encoded by the coding sequence ATGTTCAGATTTTCGTTTTTATTTGTTTTACCGGTTTTGATCGGGTTTCAGGTGACCGGTCAGCAATCGTTCACGCTCGATGACGCTGTAAAGTACGCAACAGAACACTCCAATGCGATCAAACTAAAAGATATTGCAGCCCAGGATGCCAATGCCCAGGTTAGTGAGTTTAAATCTATAGGCATACCCAAAGTCAATGGCTTTGTCAATTATCAGTATTATCTGGCAGTCCCGAGACAACCTGTTGCAGATTTTATCACACCGAGTGTCTATGGTGTATTATTCAATGAGAAAGTCATTCCTGAACGTGAACTCGGACCTCCTGACGTATTTAAATTTACTTTCTTTCAGCCCAATCAGCTCGCTGCCGGTATAGAAGCAAGTTCCATGCTTTTTGATGGATCATATCTTTATGGAGTCAAAGCTGCCAAACTTTACAGAGATCTGGTAGCACAGGAAAAAAACATTACAACGTTTCAGTTGAAAACAAATGTTACCAAGGCTTACAGTGCAGTACTCATTGCCATCGAAAATAAAAATGTGCTGGCAAAAAATCTCCAGAACATAGAGAAATCGCTCAATGAAGTAAAAGCACTTTACAGCAATGGTTTTGCTGAGTCTCTGGATGTGGATAGGCTACAATTGTCATTTGATAACCTGACGACAGAACTCGAAAGAATAAATCAAATGATAGAACTTTCCAAAAATGTTTTGAAGTTTCAGATGAATTATCCATCAGCTTCTGATATCATCCTGACCGATGGATTGGAAAGTGTCATAGGAAAAAATGTTGAAAATGTCCCTGCTGATGTCGAAAATCTGGATTACAATCAAAGGCCTGAATATGGTCTGATCACCCTGAGTGAATCACTAAATGATCTTGATTACAAAAGAACAAAAGCGGGCTATCTTCCCACGGCAAGGGCATTTGCTTCAGCTCAAGGAAGTCTTCAACGTACTAACTTATTTGATAATGATGAAACAGGTGTGATACCGCAATCGGTAGTAGGCCTGTCCGTCAATGTACCGATCTATGATGGAGGAGACAAATCTGCAAAACTTCAGCGTATCAGACTGAAAACAGAAAAGACAGCTATTGAAAAGCAGGATTTTGAAAAAAGTATGACCCTGCAGGTAAAAAATGCTTTGCTCACCTATGATAATGCAAAAAAAATCGTTCAGAACAGAAAAAAATCGGTAGAAGTAAACCAAAATATTTTCAACAAAACCTTGATCAAATTTAAAGAAGGGGTGGGATCGAGCGTAGAAGTAACTCAAGCAGAATCATCACTTTACCAGGCACAGGGAGCCTACACCAATGCACTGTACGATCTGCTGACTTCCAACATAGAACTTCAATCCACTTTAGGTAAATTATAA
- a CDS encoding efflux RND transporter periplasmic adaptor subunit encodes MQKYIFILLLVSAFISCGKKEDNTLEGKKVLLAEKNAELAKLQKEVADIQTEIDKLEPKKEKAPLAVTTLSVDKKEFKRFIDLQGSVATDDVVNASSEMGGRILRLYVKEGQNVKRGQLVATTDAEGLDKQKDEIKKALDLAVDVYERQKRLWDQNIGSEVQYLQAKNAKERLEKTLSTMDVQSRKRNVYAPISGVIDKVYLKEGELAGPGTPIAVMLNMSTVKVVSDVPETYLGKVKNGDKVVVQFPALDKEITQTVTMIGRTIDPSNRTFKMEVKLINGSGELKPNLLSVIKLNDLTIKDALFIPVDIIQQEVSGKKFVFVAKDQSGSKVAVKSYVTTGESADNQIVITSGLTAGDQIIVKGARNVLEGQKITIESL; translated from the coding sequence ATGCAAAAATACATTTTTATACTCCTGTTAGTTAGCGCATTCATCTCCTGCGGAAAAAAGGAAGACAACACACTCGAAGGGAAAAAAGTCCTTTTGGCTGAAAAGAATGCCGAACTTGCCAAATTGCAGAAAGAAGTCGCAGATATCCAGACGGAAATTGACAAACTCGAACCCAAAAAAGAAAAGGCACCTCTTGCAGTGACCACTTTGTCCGTTGACAAAAAAGAGTTTAAAAGATTCATAGACCTGCAGGGATCAGTGGCTACTGATGATGTGGTCAATGCCAGCAGCGAAATGGGAGGCAGAATCCTCAGACTATATGTTAAGGAAGGTCAAAATGTCAAAAGAGGACAACTTGTGGCAACCACAGATGCTGAAGGCTTGGACAAACAGAAAGATGAAATCAAAAAAGCACTTGACCTCGCTGTAGATGTGTATGAAAGACAAAAAAGGCTATGGGATCAAAACATAGGCTCTGAAGTACAATATTTACAGGCAAAAAATGCGAAGGAAAGGCTTGAAAAGACACTTTCAACGATGGATGTGCAGTCCAGAAAACGCAATGTATATGCTCCTATCTCCGGTGTAATCGATAAAGTATATCTCAAAGAAGGAGAATTGGCCGGTCCCGGAACTCCCATAGCTGTGATGCTCAATATGTCAACGGTGAAAGTAGTATCCGATGTACCGGAAACCTATCTCGGTAAAGTAAAAAATGGAGATAAAGTGGTCGTTCAGTTTCCTGCCTTAGATAAGGAAATAACCCAGACAGTGACTATGATAGGAAGAACAATAGATCCTTCCAACCGTACATTTAAGATGGAAGTCAAACTCATCAATGGTTCCGGAGAACTTAAACCCAATCTTTTGTCGGTCATCAAACTCAACGACCTGACTATAAAAGATGCATTGTTCATCCCTGTTGACATCATTCAGCAGGAAGTGTCCGGCAAAAAATTTGTCTTTGTTGCCAAAGACCAGAGTGGTTCAAAGGTCGCTGTAAAATCATACGTTACCACCGGTGAGAGTGCTGACAATCAGATAGTCATCACTTCAGGACTTACTGCAGGTGACCAGATCATTGTAAAGGGCGCCAGAAACGTCCTGGAAGGACAAAAAATCACTATTGAATCTCTCTAA
- a CDS encoding efflux RND transporter permease subunit, translating to MDQNNQEIRPANKIEFGLSTFSVKNGTSVMLLMVMIVLLGLMAYSSMPKEQFPEASLPTVFVNTPYFGNSAVEIENLITRPLEKQIENITGVKNVNSTSIQDFSVIIAEFEADLEMDAVVRKVKDAVDKAKQDLPTDLKEDPSVLEINLSDIPIMTINISGNYSNDDLKKYAEILQDRVENVRQVSKVDLKGSLEREIRVDVDLFKMQSLKVSFGDIQNAISSENLTMSGGEITNDDFRRNVRIVGQFTDVRQIENMIIKSENQRPIVLKDIASVVYGYKDRASFSRADGLPVISLDVIKRKGQNLLEAADQIQAEVEKAKTEFPENIKISLFNDQSVNTRSEVSNLENSIISGVILVVLILLFFLGLRNASFVGLAIPLSMLLGFWILDTMGITLNIVVLFGLILALGMLVDNAIVAVENMYRYKQQGYSNLDAAKYGVGEIAIPIIASTATTLAAFIPLGFWPGIMGEFMKYFPITLIIVLTSSLFVALVINPVIALKYMKIDEEVTDSAEIKVKRKKLLKLIGILAVIGMLAYVGGVMWFGNLMVIAAVISILNYFVLRPASFSFQQNFLPWLENFYDNFVRFSLKHPFLTVGINFVFLIISVMLFAIVKPKVDFFPTSDPLYVNAFIELPMGTDIEATNRIVKDIESRIDKKLEGKRHIVEAVLTQIGENTSDPNSPPEPGVTPNKARITVSFEAYRDREGLSTNDIMTELREEVKDYPGVEIVIDKNADGPPAGKPVNLEVRGENIDTLLTLSENIKNYLNDMNVSGIEELKADIKLGKPELIINIDREAARRYELSTYSIANTIRTAIFGAEVSKYKEGEDEYPIMVRLNDQSKNDISALMNQKITFRNPANGRLVQVPISAVAKIEYTSTYNSIKRKNSQRILTINSNVLTGFNANEIVAKLKDGMSRYDLPEGFTYEFTGQQQQQAEDMGFLSKAFLIAVFLIFLILVSQFNSLSIPFIIIASVGFSLIGVFLGYSLTGMTISVIFSGVGIISLAGVVVNNAIVLLDFIQVETKHAREVKMLQHEDQLSPSEVLDIIVRAGGTRLRPVLLTAITTVLGLIPLAMGINIDFFSFVASWDPKFFIGGDNTAVWGPMAWTVIYGLTFATFLTLVVVPVMYWLIYRLKMRLKYGKNRTMDIGKIGLE from the coding sequence ATGGATCAAAATAATCAGGAGATAAGACCGGCCAATAAAATAGAATTTGGCTTATCTACCTTTTCTGTAAAAAATGGTACAAGCGTCATGCTCCTCATGGTCATGATTGTCCTTTTAGGGTTAATGGCCTATTCTTCTATGCCAAAGGAGCAGTTTCCGGAGGCATCCTTACCTACAGTATTTGTCAACACACCTTATTTTGGCAATTCAGCGGTTGAAATTGAGAATCTGATCACCAGACCGCTTGAAAAACAGATTGAAAATATCACAGGCGTAAAAAATGTCAATTCGACATCGATTCAGGATTTTTCAGTGATCATTGCTGAATTTGAAGCCGATCTTGAGATGGACGCCGTAGTCAGAAAAGTCAAAGATGCAGTCGACAAAGCTAAGCAAGACCTTCCAACAGACCTGAAGGAAGACCCTTCAGTTTTGGAAATCAATCTCTCCGACATTCCCATCATGACGATCAATATTTCCGGCAATTACTCCAATGATGATCTTAAGAAGTATGCAGAAATCCTTCAGGATCGGGTAGAAAACGTCAGACAAGTATCAAAAGTGGATCTCAAAGGTTCCCTCGAAAGAGAAATCCGTGTAGATGTGGACCTGTTCAAAATGCAATCACTGAAAGTGTCATTTGGAGATATTCAGAATGCCATTTCTTCAGAAAATCTCACCATGTCCGGTGGCGAAATTACTAATGATGACTTCAGAAGAAATGTCAGAATCGTAGGACAATTTACAGATGTCAGACAGATAGAAAACATGATCATAAAATCGGAAAACCAGAGACCCATCGTACTCAAGGATATTGCATCAGTGGTATACGGGTATAAAGACAGAGCAAGTTTTTCGAGAGCTGATGGATTGCCTGTAATATCGCTTGATGTCATCAAAAGAAAAGGTCAAAACCTCCTGGAAGCGGCAGATCAGATACAGGCAGAAGTCGAAAAAGCAAAAACTGAATTTCCGGAAAATATCAAAATCAGCCTGTTCAATGATCAGTCAGTCAATACGAGAAGTGAGGTTTCCAATCTTGAAAACAGCATCATTTCAGGGGTGATTCTGGTAGTATTGATTTTATTGTTTTTCTTGGGGCTGCGCAATGCGTCTTTTGTGGGACTCGCTATTCCATTGTCTATGTTATTGGGTTTTTGGATTTTAGATACTATGGGCATCACTCTCAATATTGTAGTACTGTTTGGTTTGATACTGGCATTGGGTATGCTCGTGGACAACGCCATAGTTGCAGTGGAGAATATGTACCGATACAAACAACAAGGTTACAGCAATCTTGATGCAGCCAAATATGGTGTTGGTGAAATTGCTATCCCTATCATAGCATCTACAGCTACAACATTGGCCGCATTTATTCCATTAGGGTTTTGGCCTGGAATCATGGGAGAATTTATGAAATATTTCCCAATAACATTGATCATTGTGCTCACTTCTTCATTATTTGTAGCATTGGTGATCAATCCTGTGATAGCTTTAAAATATATGAAAATAGACGAAGAAGTGACTGACAGCGCTGAGATCAAAGTCAAAAGAAAAAAACTGCTAAAGTTGATTGGAATATTGGCAGTCATCGGTATGTTAGCTTATGTTGGTGGTGTCATGTGGTTTGGCAATTTGATGGTGATTGCAGCTGTCATATCAATTCTGAATTATTTTGTTTTGAGACCAGCATCATTTTCTTTTCAGCAGAATTTTTTGCCGTGGCTTGAAAATTTTTATGACAATTTTGTAAGATTTTCCCTGAAGCATCCATTTTTGACTGTCGGAATTAATTTTGTATTCCTCATTATTTCCGTGATGCTTTTTGCAATAGTTAAACCAAAAGTGGATTTCTTCCCCACATCTGATCCTTTGTATGTCAATGCATTTATTGAACTCCCGATGGGAACAGACATAGAAGCCACCAATAGAATAGTCAAGGACATCGAATCCAGAATTGATAAAAAGCTGGAAGGAAAGCGCCACATAGTTGAAGCCGTGTTGACTCAGATTGGCGAAAATACCTCTGATCCCAATTCTCCGCCTGAACCCGGCGTGACTCCAAATAAAGCAAGGATTACGGTCTCGTTTGAAGCTTATAGAGATCGGGAAGGTTTGTCAACTAATGATATCATGACCGAATTGCGTGAGGAGGTCAAAGACTATCCGGGAGTGGAAATCGTCATTGATAAGAACGCAGATGGTCCACCGGCAGGAAAACCTGTCAACCTGGAGGTCAGAGGTGAAAATATAGATACGTTGCTCACTCTGTCAGAAAACATCAAAAACTATCTCAATGATATGAATGTATCTGGTATAGAAGAGTTGAAAGCCGATATAAAACTTGGAAAACCAGAACTTATAATAAATATTGACAGAGAAGCAGCCAGGAGGTATGAATTATCAACCTACAGTATTGCCAACACTATCAGGACGGCCATATTTGGTGCAGAAGTGTCCAAATACAAAGAAGGTGAAGATGAGTATCCTATAATGGTAAGACTTAATGATCAGTCGAAAAATGATATTTCAGCTTTGATGAATCAAAAGATAACCTTCAGAAATCCGGCTAATGGACGATTGGTACAGGTACCTATATCTGCTGTTGCTAAAATTGAATATACTTCCACATACAACTCAATAAAAAGAAAGAACTCTCAGAGGATCCTTACTATCAATTCTAATGTGTTGACAGGATTTAATGCCAATGAGATTGTAGCCAAACTTAAGGATGGTATGAGCAGGTATGATTTACCGGAAGGATTTACGTATGAATTTACCGGACAGCAACAACAACAAGCTGAAGACATGGGTTTTCTAAGTAAAGCATTCCTTATCGCTGTTTTTCTGATATTTTTGATCCTGGTTTCGCAGTTCAACTCATTGTCTATACCATTTATTATCATCGCTTCTGTAGGATTTTCGCTTATTGGGGTATTTCTGGGATACAGTCTTACAGGGATGACCATTTCAGTGATTTTCTCAGGAGTAGGCATCATATCTCTCGCTGGCGTGGTGGTCAACAATGCTATCGTATTATTGGACTTTATTCAGGTGGAGACGAAGCATGCCAGAGAAGTTAAAATGCTCCAACATGAGGATCAATTGTCTCCTTCAGAAGTATTGGACATTATCGTAAGGGCAGGAGGAACAAGACTGCGTCCGGTATTACTCACAGCTATCACTACAGTATTGGGCCTGATACCTCTTGCCATGGGAATAAATATCGACTTTTTCAGTTTTGTGGCTTCATGGGATCCTAAGTTTTTTATAGGTGGCGACAACACAGCTGTATGGGGACCTATGGCCTGGACGGTGATCTACGGACTTACTTTTGCCACATTTTTAACGCTGGTGGTGGTACCGGTGATGTATTGGTTGATATACAGATTAAAAATGAGGTTGAAATACGGTAAAAACAGAACAATGGATATCGGAAAAATAGGATTGGAATGA
- the pdxH gene encoding pyridoxamine 5'-phosphate oxidase, which translates to MMESLSNLIQEYKEHPLVEGHIHGEPLKQFDVWYNQALNCGLAGPSVFTLATVSENGTPEARVMLLKGVDNGGFVFYTNYESDKAKDMADFPVASMCFFWLELERQVRISGPVHKVSRAESEQYFYSLPRESQIGAWVSPQSKIIASRDVMVENLKKISDKYTDTDVIPLPENWGGYRLIPVEVEFWQGRPDRLHDRLLYSEHEDGGWEIVRLAP; encoded by the coding sequence ATCATGGAAAGTCTCTCAAATTTAATACAGGAATATAAAGAACATCCACTGGTAGAGGGTCACATACATGGTGAACCCTTAAAACAGTTTGACGTATGGTATAATCAGGCGCTTAATTGTGGTTTAGCCGGTCCCAGTGTTTTTACACTTGCTACAGTCAGTGAAAATGGAACGCCGGAGGCTCGTGTGATGTTGCTGAAAGGAGTGGACAACGGAGGTTTTGTATTTTACACCAATTATGAAAGTGATAAGGCAAAAGATATGGCTGACTTTCCTGTGGCATCTATGTGCTTTTTTTGGCTTGAACTGGAAAGGCAGGTTCGAATATCAGGTCCTGTGCATAAGGTGTCCCGGGCAGAGTCAGAACAATATTTCTACTCCTTACCTCGGGAGAGTCAGATTGGTGCGTGGGTATCACCGCAGAGTAAAATTATTGCTTCAAGAGATGTAATGGTAGAAAATCTCAAAAAGATAAGTGATAAATACACAGATACAGATGTTATTCCATTACCTGAAAATTGGGGTGGATACCGCCTGATTCCTGTTGAAGTAGAATTCTGGCAAGGAAGGCCTGACAGACTTCATGACAGGCTTCTTTATTCTGAACATGAGGATGGAGGTTGGGAGATTGTCAGATTAGCACCCTGA